A part of Streptomyces sp. NBC_01451 genomic DNA contains:
- a CDS encoding GntR family transcriptional regulator: MQHAGPQGAHGSPETRVPAPHPGAVRVPPQATAADVDRGWGPGASGPTARGTAGAGAPVDGARGEHTHSEQPIPGPRTAQSRPARARPVVQRSSVRGQILDALRAALVGGELAPGEVYSAPALGDRFGVSATPVREAMQQLAMEGAVEVVPNRGFRVVERGARELAELAEIRALIELPVLLRLARTVPAERWTELRPLAEATAHAASTGCRATYAETDRAFHRAVLSLAGNSQLVQLADDLHRRAQWPLVDTKADTSRSALMADAADHGTLLDALAAGDVSVVQSLVRNHVTGAH, from the coding sequence GTGCAGCACGCCGGCCCACAGGGCGCGCACGGCTCGCCCGAGACGAGGGTCCCGGCCCCGCACCCGGGCGCCGTGCGCGTTCCACCGCAGGCCACGGCCGCGGACGTGGACCGCGGGTGGGGCCCGGGGGCGAGCGGTCCGACGGCTCGCGGAACCGCGGGTGCGGGTGCGCCGGTCGACGGCGCCAGGGGAGAGCACACGCACAGTGAGCAGCCGATCCCGGGGCCTCGTACCGCGCAGTCCCGCCCGGCGCGGGCGCGTCCCGTCGTCCAGCGGTCCTCCGTGCGCGGCCAGATCCTCGACGCGCTGCGTGCCGCGCTCGTCGGGGGCGAGCTGGCACCCGGCGAGGTGTACTCGGCCCCCGCGCTGGGAGACCGCTTCGGGGTGTCCGCGACGCCCGTCCGCGAGGCGATGCAGCAGCTCGCGATGGAGGGTGCCGTCGAGGTCGTCCCCAACCGGGGCTTCCGCGTCGTGGAACGCGGCGCCCGCGAGCTGGCGGAGCTGGCCGAGATCCGCGCCCTGATCGAACTCCCGGTACTGCTCCGCCTGGCCCGCACGGTGCCCGCCGAACGCTGGACGGAACTGCGCCCCCTCGCCGAGGCGACGGCCCACGCGGCGTCCACCGGCTGCCGGGCCACCTACGCGGAGACCGACCGGGCCTTCCACCGGGCGGTCCTGTCCCTCGCCGGCAACAGCCAGCTGGTCCAGCTCGCCGACGACCTCCACCGCCGCGCCCAGTGGCCGCTGGTGGACACGAAGGCCGACACGAGCCGGTCGGCCCTCATGGCGGACGCGGCGGACCACGGCACTCTGCTGGACGCCCTGGCGGCAGGTGACGTGTCAGTCGTCCAGTCGCTGGTGCGCAACCATGTGACAGGGGCTCACTGA
- a CDS encoding (2Fe-2S)-binding protein: protein MSAPVQTRSAVADSYDRLAEAYPDAAVTELDPGQAHPRGAGWVRAAGLAAGDADLDAFLAWDDEQVLRDYGERGRPDVVASFGLHRYAWTACLLITVPWFLHRRVPRLPVEDVSYHRTDGRFGVRTGAFACLPGDPAAALPGARVVADEEALRGEVRAALTEHLEPVLGGFGPRMRRRGRALWGVVTDDVVEGLHYIGQVVGEADRARRELELLLPGSTRPFVGSAGFRKTTGPDSAAPPTRDRASCCFFYTIRPAEMCDNCPRTCDNTRAAGPTTKPTPTAAS from the coding sequence ATGTCCGCTCCCGTACAGACCCGGTCCGCCGTCGCGGACTCGTACGACCGGCTCGCCGAGGCCTATCCGGACGCGGCCGTCACCGAGCTGGATCCCGGACAGGCGCATCCGCGCGGCGCCGGGTGGGTCCGGGCCGCCGGGCTCGCGGCCGGCGACGCCGACCTCGACGCCTTCCTCGCCTGGGACGACGAGCAGGTACTGCGGGACTACGGCGAGCGGGGCCGCCCGGACGTCGTCGCGAGTTTCGGGCTGCACCGGTACGCGTGGACCGCCTGCCTGCTGATCACCGTGCCGTGGTTCCTGCACCGCCGGGTGCCCCGGCTGCCCGTCGAGGACGTCTCCTACCACCGCACCGACGGCCGCTTCGGTGTCCGCACCGGCGCCTTCGCCTGCCTGCCCGGCGACCCGGCCGCCGCCCTGCCCGGCGCCCGGGTCGTCGCCGACGAGGAGGCGTTGCGCGGAGAGGTCCGGGCGGCGCTCACCGAGCACCTGGAGCCCGTGCTCGGCGGTTTCGGGCCGCGGATGCGGCGGCGCGGCCGGGCCCTGTGGGGTGTGGTGACCGACGACGTCGTGGAGGGCCTGCACTACATAGGACAGGTCGTCGGCGAGGCGGACCGCGCACGGCGCGAGCTGGAACTGCTGCTGCCGGGTTCCACCCGGCCGTTCGTCGGGTCGGCGGGTTTCCGGAAGACGACCGGGCCGGACAGCGCGGCCCCGCCCACCCGCGACCGGGCGAGCTGCTGCTTCTTCTACACGATCCGCCCGGCCGAGATGTGCGACAACTGCCCTCGCACCTGCGACAACACCCGCGCGGCCGGGCCGACGACCAAGCCGACGCCCACCGCGGCAAGTTGA
- a CDS encoding DUF2637 domain-containing protein → MRLTDISLNWLLPGAVLLLGVLAAVAVLARGKRSSGAKASQDDSWERTEERRRRKEAIFASASYLLLFCSAAVAAALSFRGLVGFGEQNLNLTDGWQYLVPFGLDGAAMFCSVLAVREASHGDAALGSRILVWLFAAAAAWFNWVHAPRGLDNAGAPQFFAGMSLSAAVLFDRALKQTRRAALREQGLVPRPLPQIRMVRWARAPRETYKAWSLMLLEGVRSLDEAVDEVREDKRQKEQTRLRRREQERAERAHLKAISRGHRGPFGGGGGGGGQQVEVERAPAQVTSEPAISTSAEQLPLRARPSLQPVRGSSDPITVDLTAEDDTMALPRLDSLERKLRDLEQQYG, encoded by the coding sequence ATGAGACTGACCGACATATCGCTTAACTGGCTGCTTCCGGGCGCCGTACTGCTCCTGGGCGTGCTGGCGGCGGTGGCGGTGCTGGCGCGCGGCAAGCGCTCCTCGGGGGCGAAAGCGAGCCAGGACGACTCGTGGGAGCGCACCGAAGAGCGCCGCAGGCGCAAGGAGGCCATTTTCGCCTCGGCGTCCTACCTGCTCCTCTTCTGCAGCGCGGCGGTCGCCGCGGCGCTCTCCTTCCGCGGCCTCGTCGGCTTCGGCGAGCAGAACCTGAACCTCACCGACGGCTGGCAGTACCTCGTCCCGTTCGGTCTGGACGGAGCGGCCATGTTCTGCTCCGTGCTCGCGGTGCGCGAGGCCAGCCACGGTGACGCGGCCCTCGGCTCCCGGATACTCGTCTGGCTGTTCGCGGCCGCGGCTGCCTGGTTCAACTGGGTGCACGCGCCCCGGGGGCTCGACAACGCGGGTGCCCCGCAGTTCTTCGCCGGCATGTCCCTGTCCGCCGCGGTGCTCTTCGACCGCGCGCTGAAGCAGACCCGCCGGGCCGCACTGCGCGAGCAGGGCCTGGTGCCGCGTCCGCTGCCGCAGATCCGTATGGTCCGCTGGGCGCGGGCACCCCGTGAGACGTACAAGGCCTGGTCGCTGATGCTCCTGGAGGGTGTGCGCAGCCTGGACGAAGCAGTCGACGAGGTGCGCGAGGACAAGCGCCAGAAGGAGCAGACGCGTCTGCGCCGGCGTGAGCAGGAGCGGGCCGAGCGCGCGCACCTCAAGGCGATCAGCCGGGGCCACCGCGGCCCGTTCGGCGGCGGTGGCGGCGGTGGCGGTCAGCAGGTCGAGGTGGAGCGGGCGCCCGCCCAGGTCACCTCGGAGCCTGCCATATCCACCTCCGCGGAGCAGCTGCCTCTGCGCGCCCGTCCCTCCCTCCAGCCCGTCCGTGGCAGCAGTGACCCGATCACTGTCGACCTCACGGCGGAGGACGACACGATGGCTCTGCCCCGCCTGGACTCCCTGGAGCGCAAGCTCCGGGACCTTGAGCAGCAGTACGGCTGA
- a CDS encoding ATP-binding protein, translating into MGDDGGAHRGEAPQLRRRLGCSDLREVPEARRALRELLRHWGRPGSSEIAELLTSELVTNALVHTDRDAVLTATVSPRGLRVEVRDFVGRRPRLRAPVADDGTHGRGLVLVESLADAWGVRAHGVGKAVWFELNGGAA; encoded by the coding sequence ATCGGCGACGACGGTGGCGCGCACCGGGGGGAGGCGCCGCAATTGAGGCGCAGGCTGGGCTGTTCGGATCTGCGGGAGGTACCGGAGGCCCGCAGGGCACTGCGTGAGCTGTTGCGGCACTGGGGGAGGCCCGGCAGCTCGGAGATAGCGGAGCTGCTCACCAGCGAGCTGGTCACCAACGCGCTGGTCCACACCGACCGCGACGCGGTACTGACGGCCACCGTCTCGCCGCGCGGACTGCGCGTGGAGGTACGGGACTTCGTGGGACGCAGGCCGCGGCTGCGCGCACCGGTCGCCGACGACGGGACGCATGGCAGAGGCCTGGTCCTGGTGGAGTCCCTCGCCGACGCGTGGGGAGTGCGGGCGCACGGCGTGGGCAAGGCGGTGTGGTTCGAACTGAACGGGGGCGCGGCCTGA
- a CDS encoding protein phosphatase 2C domain-containing protein: protein MSQQGERSTGHEDDWWGQLYDDSTEDTGPTAAGDSLDDRFASASGTVDAAKADAHPERDGRGAVFGREPVAGDAFGTSGAFEEWYETAPPASPAPPVSSPAPAFPPVSALPPQRGGEPRGAWDAARNSGPGQPRAPWEPPPAMPRSPASFPPGPKPPGFQDRTGPSAPGAAFADGAAGPPGGSAQETGADMTEATDAVWDAPPRPPAATDPVSASAPVSAREDTPDRPPSGSPPHHSDPRDDIPADPAQDGSPADFSVLRAPVLRTPTRRDVPALPSEAPRAQGAPASPATPGSSSSALAVDGPPATVGHVGSGPPTYAPEPTALPPADPDDLGDLVADTVLDGAHYGVCALRAVSLRGDSARFRGEPRRDSLLTARFGAGDNALVLIAMATGARATPGAHRAAAEACQWIGRAVGRSHARLAEDLRAARRGDLKSGLQRLTDRSLGRLRASAAEQGIEPEEYTAGLRCLLLPADPDCRTRVFFGVGAGGLFRLRDGEWQDIEPRVADIPAGEPVVGFGSPPHETPDGDRLTMDLGITTPPSPYEPAPEPRREPFRFRASVARPGDTLLLCTGGLAEPLRGEPELCEYLTGRWSGGTPPGLAAFLADTQVRVKGYADDRTAAAVWDM, encoded by the coding sequence ATGAGCCAGCAGGGGGAGAGGTCCACCGGTCACGAGGACGACTGGTGGGGGCAGTTGTACGACGACTCCACCGAGGACACCGGGCCCACGGCCGCGGGCGACTCCCTGGACGACCGGTTCGCCTCGGCGTCGGGCACCGTGGACGCCGCGAAGGCCGACGCGCATCCCGAACGGGACGGGAGAGGCGCGGTGTTCGGGCGCGAGCCCGTGGCGGGGGATGCCTTCGGCACCTCCGGCGCGTTCGAGGAGTGGTACGAGACGGCGCCGCCCGCGTCCCCTGCGCCGCCCGTATCCTCTCCGGCGCCCGCGTTCCCGCCGGTTTCCGCACTTCCGCCGCAGCGCGGCGGGGAACCCCGGGGTGCGTGGGACGCGGCCCGGAACAGCGGGCCCGGACAGCCCCGCGCCCCCTGGGAGCCGCCGCCCGCCATGCCCCGGAGCCCCGCGTCCTTCCCGCCCGGCCCCAAGCCGCCGGGCTTCCAGGACCGTACGGGGCCGTCCGCGCCCGGCGCCGCCTTCGCGGACGGGGCCGCCGGTCCGCCCGGCGGGAGCGCCCAGGAGACAGGCGCCGACATGACGGAGGCCACGGACGCCGTGTGGGACGCACCGCCGCGTCCGCCCGCCGCGACCGACCCTGTCTCCGCCTCCGCGCCCGTGTCCGCCCGGGAGGACACCCCGGACAGGCCCCCCTCGGGGTCACCGCCCCACCACTCCGACCCACGCGACGACATCCCCGCCGATCCCGCCCAGGACGGATCCCCGGCCGACTTCTCCGTCCTCCGCGCCCCGGTCCTCCGTACCCCCACCCGCCGGGACGTGCCCGCGCTGCCGTCCGAGGCACCGCGGGCGCAGGGGGCACCGGCGAGCCCGGCAACGCCCGGGTCGTCCTCCTCCGCCCTCGCCGTCGACGGGCCTCCCGCCACCGTCGGCCACGTCGGCTCAGGTCCCCCCACCTACGCCCCCGAACCCACCGCCCTCCCGCCCGCCGACCCCGACGACCTGGGGGACCTCGTCGCGGACACCGTGCTCGACGGGGCGCACTACGGTGTCTGCGCGCTCCGGGCCGTCTCGCTGCGCGGGGACTCCGCGCGGTTCAGGGGCGAGCCCCGCCGCGACTCCCTCCTCACCGCCCGCTTCGGAGCGGGCGACAACGCGCTCGTCCTCATCGCGATGGCGACCGGCGCCCGTGCCACGCCCGGCGCGCACCGGGCCGCCGCCGAGGCCTGCCAGTGGATCGGGCGCGCGGTGGGGCGCAGCCACGCACGGCTCGCCGAGGATCTCCGCGCCGCCCGGCGTGGTGACCTCAAGTCGGGGCTGCAACGGCTCACCGACCGCAGCCTCGGCAGGCTCCGGGCGAGCGCCGCCGAGCAGGGCATCGAGCCCGAGGAGTACACCGCGGGCCTGCGCTGCCTGCTGCTGCCCGCCGACCCCGACTGCCGTACGCGCGTCTTCTTCGGCGTGGGCGCGGGCGGACTGTTCCGGCTCCGGGACGGCGAGTGGCAGGACATCGAGCCGCGGGTCGCCGACATCCCGGCCGGTGAGCCCGTCGTCGGATTCGGCTCGCCGCCGCACGAGACCCCGGACGGGGACCGGCTCACCATGGACCTCGGGATCACGACACCGCCGAGCCCGTACGAGCCCGCCCCCGAACCGCGCCGCGAACCCTTCCGTTTCCGTGCCTCCGTCGCCCGCCCCGGCGACACGCTCCTGCTGTGCACCGGCGGCCTCGCCGAGCCGTTGCGCGGTGAGCCCGAGCTGTGCGAGTACCTCACGGGACGGTGGTCCGGCGGCACTCCGCCCGGCCTCGCCGCGTTCCTCGCGGACACCCAGGTACGGGTCAAGGGATACGCGGACGACCGTACGGCCGCCGCCGTCTGGGACATGTGA
- a CDS encoding DUF456 domain-containing protein, translating to MGASDLLLIGLVMVFGLCGVLVPGVPGSWLVWAAVLWWALKEPQAVSWWVLVGTTGVLFLSQVVRWQLPPRRLRAGGATPRMAVYAGVGALLGFFLLPVLGAFPGFVGGAYLHERLRLGRHREAVAAVRRVMRAGGTSVFIELFTCLLITGAWLGATLWG from the coding sequence ATGGGCGCGTCGGATCTCCTGCTGATCGGCCTGGTCATGGTGTTCGGGCTGTGCGGAGTGCTGGTGCCCGGGGTGCCGGGGTCGTGGCTCGTGTGGGCCGCGGTCCTGTGGTGGGCGCTGAAGGAACCGCAGGCGGTCTCCTGGTGGGTGCTCGTGGGCACGACGGGCGTCCTGTTCCTGTCCCAGGTGGTCCGCTGGCAGCTGCCCCCACGCCGGCTGCGCGCGGGCGGCGCCACCCCTCGAATGGCGGTGTACGCCGGGGTCGGCGCCCTTCTCGGCTTCTTCCTGCTGCCCGTGCTCGGCGCGTTCCCCGGGTTCGTGGGCGGCGCCTACCTCCACGAGCGGCTCCGGCTCGGCCGGCACCGCGAGGCTGTGGCGGCGGTACGGCGGGTGATGCGGGCGGGTGGCACCAGCGTCTTCATCGAGCTCTTCACCTGCCTGCTGATCACGGGCGCGTGGCTGGGTGCCACGCTCTGGGGCTGA
- a CDS encoding SGNH/GDSL hydrolase family protein, with protein MTRAIMVRHSLAALVTALALAPPAARADTGSTPAPSPAPLPSPMRETPVPRVWTGTWEAAASGTVAARPGATYRNVLHVSVGGSALRVRLTNRLGTRPLRLGAVTVALQEPGEPKSPDAVPGSMRTATFAGASTVTIPAGEDRVTDAVKLAVPADTNLLVTVHTPGDSGPATYHRTAKQTNFLAPSGDWAAAEDGDAYTKTLSSWYYVTGVDVLDAPAAGSVVALGDSLTDGGGTTTDTDRRWPDRLADRLAALPPNRRLGVLNAGISGNRVLLDGVGPRALTRFDADVLSRTGVRALIVFEGINDINGTPEQTVPRAFAEAYKSLVSRAHARGIRVIGATITPYGGHGRWSEARESVRREVNTLIRTGGIFDAVVDFDAAVRDPAFPHRMRAAYDPGDHLHFNDAGMRAMADTIKLADLRRL; from the coding sequence ATGACCCGCGCGATCATGGTTCGGCACAGCCTCGCGGCCCTGGTGACCGCCCTGGCCCTCGCCCCGCCCGCAGCGAGAGCCGACACGGGGAGCACCCCCGCACCATCCCCGGCCCCCCTCCCGTCTCCCATGCGGGAAACCCCGGTTCCCCGCGTCTGGACCGGGACCTGGGAGGCCGCCGCCTCCGGCACCGTCGCCGCCAGGCCCGGCGCCACCTACCGCAACGTCCTGCACGTCAGCGTCGGCGGCAGCGCACTGCGCGTCCGCCTCACCAACCGGCTCGGCACCCGGCCGCTCCGCCTCGGCGCGGTCACCGTCGCCCTCCAGGAACCCGGCGAACCGAAGAGCCCGGACGCCGTGCCCGGCTCGATGCGTACGGCCACCTTCGCGGGCGCCTCCACGGTGACGATCCCGGCGGGCGAGGACCGGGTCACCGACGCCGTCAAGCTCGCCGTACCGGCCGACACCAACCTGCTCGTCACGGTCCACACCCCCGGGGACTCCGGTCCGGCGACCTACCACCGGACGGCCAAGCAGACCAACTTCCTTGCCCCGAGCGGCGACTGGGCCGCCGCGGAGGACGGCGACGCCTACACCAAGACCCTCAGCTCCTGGTACTACGTCACCGGCGTGGACGTCCTCGACGCACCCGCCGCCGGCAGCGTGGTCGCACTCGGCGACTCCCTCACCGACGGCGGCGGCACGACCACCGACACCGACCGCCGCTGGCCCGACCGCCTCGCCGACCGGCTCGCCGCGCTGCCCCCGAACCGCCGCCTCGGCGTTCTCAACGCGGGCATCTCCGGCAACCGCGTCCTCCTCGACGGCGTCGGCCCGCGCGCCCTGACCCGCTTCGACGCCGACGTCCTCTCGCGGACCGGGGTGCGCGCGCTGATCGTGTTCGAGGGCATCAACGACATCAACGGCACCCCCGAGCAGACCGTCCCGCGCGCCTTCGCGGAGGCGTACAAGTCGCTCGTGAGCCGCGCGCACGCCCGCGGCATCCGCGTCATCGGCGCCACCATCACGCCGTACGGCGGCCACGGGAGGTGGAGCGAGGCCCGTGAGTCCGTACGCCGGGAGGTGAACACCCTCATCCGCACCGGCGGCATCTTCGACGCGGTCGTCGACTTCGACGCCGCCGTTCGCGACCCGGCGTTCCCGCACCGCATGCGGGCCGCCTACGACCCGGGTGACCACCTCCACTTCAACGACGCCGGCATGCGGGCCATGGCCGACACGATCAAACTGGCCGACCTCAGGAGACTGTGA
- a CDS encoding PPOX class F420-dependent oxidoreductase, with protein MTEFSAAERAYLRTQRLGRLATVDPNGQPQANPVGFFPQDDGTILIGGHAMGSTKKWRNLEKNPKVALVVDDVVSVSPWKVRGVDIRGEAELLTGPHGLGPRFSEEVIRVHPRRIHSWGLEEN; from the coding sequence ATGACCGAATTCAGCGCGGCCGAGCGTGCCTATCTCAGGACCCAGCGCCTGGGACGGCTGGCCACCGTCGACCCCAACGGGCAGCCGCAGGCGAACCCCGTCGGCTTCTTCCCGCAGGACGACGGGACCATCCTCATCGGCGGTCACGCGATGGGCAGCACCAAGAAGTGGCGCAACCTGGAGAAGAACCCGAAGGTCGCGCTGGTCGTCGACGACGTGGTGAGCGTGAGCCCCTGGAAGGTGCGCGGCGTCGACATCCGGGGCGAGGCCGAACTCCTCACCGGACCGCACGGGTTGGGCCCCCGCTTCAGCGAGGAAGTGATCCGCGTCCACCCGAGGCGCATCCACAGCTGGGGCCTGGAGGAGAACTGA
- a CDS encoding methylated-DNA--[protein]-cysteine S-methyltransferase: MTTHPAVSATAAETVHWTVLDSPLGQLLLTADGSGALTSLSVPGQKGGRSVRGAEEGWRRDPGPFRAAEAQLAAYFAGELTRFRLELRSTGTEFRQRVWDALDSVPYGETATYGWIAARIGAPRAAVRAVGGAIGANPLLVLRPCHRVIGADGSLTGYAGGLDRKRHLLGLEGVPLPP, translated from the coding sequence ATGACGACACACCCCGCTGTTTCCGCGACCGCCGCCGAGACCGTCCACTGGACCGTCCTCGACAGCCCGCTCGGCCAACTCCTCCTCACCGCCGACGGGTCGGGCGCGCTGACGTCCCTCTCCGTACCCGGTCAGAAGGGCGGCCGGAGCGTGCGGGGTGCCGAGGAGGGATGGCGGCGGGACCCCGGGCCCTTCCGGGCGGCGGAAGCACAGCTCGCCGCCTACTTCGCCGGTGAACTCACCCGGTTCCGGCTGGAGTTGCGAAGCACCGGGACGGAATTCCGGCAGCGCGTCTGGGACGCCCTCGACTCGGTGCCGTACGGGGAGACCGCCACCTACGGGTGGATCGCCGCGCGGATCGGGGCCCCGAGGGCCGCCGTACGGGCCGTCGGCGGGGCGATCGGCGCCAATCCGCTGCTCGTCCTGCGGCCCTGCCACCGGGTGATCGGCGCGGACGGTTCCCTCACGGGATACGCGGGCGGCCTCGACCGCAAGCGTCACCTGCTCGGTCTGGAAGGTGTTCCGCTGCCCCCGTGA
- the rsgA gene encoding ribosome small subunit-dependent GTPase A: MSFSSLLGSSSSLSHPLVPYGWDAGWEAEFAPFAEQGLLPGRVVRVDRGLCDVVTPVGTVRADTEFVVPRDPMKVVCTGDWVAVDPEGGDPRYVRTLLPRRTAFVRSTSSKRSEGQVLATNIDHVVICVSLAVEFDLGRIERFLALAMSSSSGDALLRTSELSWEPGAQPVVVLTKADLVPDATTLAYLVQDVEAAAPGVPVLTVSSTNGDGVDVLAAVVAGGTAVLLGQSGAGKSTLANALLGVDVMDVQATRDADGKGRHTTTTRNLLVLPGGGVLIDTPGLRGVGLWDAGTGVGQVFAEIEELAAGCRFQDCAHTAEPGCAVLEALDSGALPQRRLDSYRKLLRENQYIVAKTDARLRAEIRKDWKKKGAEGKAAMEAKRGRQR; this comes from the coding sequence TTGTCTTTCTCCTCTCTCCTGGGTTCGTCCTCGTCTCTCTCGCATCCGCTCGTGCCGTACGGCTGGGATGCGGGCTGGGAGGCCGAGTTCGCCCCGTTCGCCGAGCAGGGTCTCCTGCCCGGTCGTGTCGTGCGGGTCGACCGGGGCCTGTGCGATGTCGTCACCCCCGTCGGCACCGTCCGTGCCGACACCGAGTTCGTCGTCCCCCGCGACCCGATGAAGGTCGTCTGCACGGGGGACTGGGTGGCCGTCGACCCCGAAGGCGGCGACCCGCGCTACGTGCGGACACTCCTCCCGCGCCGTACCGCGTTCGTGCGCTCGACCTCGTCGAAGCGTTCCGAGGGCCAGGTGCTGGCCACCAACATCGACCACGTCGTCATCTGTGTGTCGCTCGCGGTCGAATTCGACCTCGGGCGCATCGAGCGGTTCCTGGCGCTCGCCATGTCCAGTTCGAGTGGTGACGCCCTGCTGCGCACGTCGGAGCTCTCCTGGGAACCGGGTGCGCAGCCCGTCGTGGTGCTCACCAAGGCCGACCTCGTACCGGACGCCACGACGCTCGCGTATCTCGTCCAGGACGTGGAGGCCGCGGCCCCCGGGGTGCCGGTGCTCACCGTCAGCTCCACCAACGGCGACGGCGTCGACGTCCTCGCTGCCGTTGTCGCCGGCGGCACGGCAGTGCTGCTCGGCCAGTCCGGTGCGGGCAAGTCGACCCTCGCGAACGCGCTCCTCGGTGTGGACGTCATGGACGTTCAGGCCACCCGTGACGCCGACGGCAAGGGCCGGCACACCACGACCACCCGCAATCTGCTCGTCCTGCCCGGCGGGGGCGTCCTCATCGACACCCCGGGGCTGCGGGGCGTCGGCCTCTGGGACGCCGGAACCGGCGTCGGGCAGGTCTTCGCCGAGATCGAGGAGCTGGCCGCCGGATGCCGTTTCCAGGACTGCGCCCACACGGCGGAGCCCGGATGCGCGGTGCTGGAGGCGCTCGACTCGGGTGCGCTGCCGCAGCGGCGGCTCGACAGCTACCGCAAGCTGCTGCGGGAGAACCAGTACATCGTCGCCAAGACCGATGCGCGGTTGCGGGCGGAGATCCGCAAGGACTGGAAGAAGAAGGGGGCGGAGGGGAAGGCCGCGATGGAGGCGAAGCGGGGGCGGCAGCGGTAA
- a CDS encoding DUF4132 domain-containing protein — translation MGWLSAGDGYEVALVEGRVAARATSGRAAGRQLKSLPKAVREHPETDRLRRFGEWLDRHAVACVAQVDAWMVSSLPVPTGLLARLWPDEAWQSALRDLAVVGDDPDEVGFLRDATDAGELRVVNLDGETVRLSPRTVTLPHPVLLPDLEDLREFAAELGVTQRVEQIHRATWLRPAGLAETVTEIREFAGGRYDSRFGLAARATALGYRVSGGYATCRVRDAGRGVEAAVWIGEPYWDGDTETGGLTWSDEEGRAVRPSRVGPVAWSEGMRMAAALYAGRRIEKGEDA, via the coding sequence ATGGGTTGGTTGTCGGCGGGCGACGGGTACGAAGTCGCCCTGGTGGAGGGCCGGGTGGCCGCGCGGGCCACGTCCGGACGGGCGGCGGGGCGGCAGTTGAAGTCGCTGCCGAAGGCGGTGCGGGAGCACCCGGAGACGGACCGGCTGCGGCGGTTCGGCGAGTGGCTGGACCGGCACGCGGTGGCGTGCGTGGCGCAGGTGGACGCCTGGATGGTGTCGTCGCTGCCGGTGCCCACCGGGCTGTTGGCCCGGCTGTGGCCGGACGAGGCGTGGCAGTCGGCGCTGCGTGACCTCGCGGTCGTCGGGGACGACCCGGACGAGGTGGGCTTCCTGCGGGACGCGACGGACGCCGGTGAGCTGCGGGTGGTGAACCTGGACGGCGAGACGGTCCGGCTGTCGCCTCGTACGGTGACGCTGCCGCACCCGGTGCTGCTGCCCGACCTGGAGGATCTGCGGGAGTTCGCGGCGGAGCTGGGCGTGACGCAGCGGGTGGAGCAGATCCACCGGGCCACCTGGCTCAGGCCGGCCGGCCTCGCCGAAACGGTCACCGAGATACGGGAGTTCGCGGGCGGTAGGTACGACTCGCGGTTCGGTCTGGCCGCGCGGGCCACCGCACTGGGCTACCGGGTGTCCGGCGGCTACGCGACCTGCCGGGTGCGGGACGCGGGGCGCGGCGTCGAGGCGGCGGTGTGGATCGGGGAGCCGTACTGGGACGGGGACACCGAGACCGGCGGCCTGACCTGGAGCGACGAGGAGGGCCGGGCGGTGCGGCCGTCCCGGGTCGGCCCGGTCGCCTGGTCCGAGGGGATGCGCATGGCGGCGGCGCTGTACGCCGGCCGCAGGATCGAGAAGGGCGAGGACGCATGA